In one Hymenobacter sp. DG25B genomic region, the following are encoded:
- the ispF gene encoding 2-C-methyl-D-erythritol 2,4-cyclodiphosphate synthase, producing MKIRTGFGYDVHQLREGLPFWLGGIQIPHTHGALGHSDADVLIHVICDALLGAANLRDIGYHFPDTDPQYKGIDSKRLLAEVMRLLREQNYQVSNIDSTICLEQPKVNPHIAEMQRVLSEVMGIPAEDISIKATTTEKLGFVGRQEGVAAYASVLITHS from the coding sequence ATGAAGATCCGCACCGGCTTCGGGTACGACGTTCATCAACTCCGCGAGGGCCTGCCCTTCTGGCTCGGCGGCATTCAGATTCCGCACACCCACGGCGCACTGGGCCACTCCGATGCCGACGTGCTCATCCACGTTATTTGTGATGCGCTGCTGGGCGCCGCCAACCTGCGCGACATCGGCTACCACTTCCCCGACACCGACCCGCAGTACAAAGGCATCGACAGCAAGCGCCTGCTGGCCGAGGTGATGCGCCTCCTGCGCGAGCAAAACTACCAGGTGAGCAACATCGACTCTACCATATGCCTGGAGCAGCCCAAAGTGAACCCGCACATTGCGGAAATGCAGCGCGTGCTCTCTGAGGTAATGGGCATTCCTGCCGAGGATATATCCATTAAAGCCACTACCACCGAAAAGCTGGGCTTTGTGGGCCGGCAGGAAGGCGTGGCCGCCTACGCATCGGTGTTGATTACCCATTCTTAA
- a CDS encoding TetR/AcrR family transcriptional regulator yields the protein MEIKDRILVGAIELFMRNGIRSVSMDDIASRLGMSKKTLYKWFENKDQIVLAVMQQHLHKEEGECETAFGKGDNALEAMFNMIDWHRDMLANIHPGIFHDLQKYYPQAWTLFDEHKNTFILAKIAANIQRGMEEGLYRPDLDVEVLARLHLAEIELMFNNVVFPPKQFGLQRVNSAMIEHFLIGVSTIKGHQLINEYRQATEE from the coding sequence ATGGAAATTAAAGACCGGATTTTAGTAGGGGCAATAGAGCTGTTTATGCGGAATGGCATCCGTAGCGTGTCGATGGATGATATAGCCAGCCGCCTGGGCATGTCGAAAAAGACGCTTTACAAATGGTTTGAAAACAAAGACCAGATTGTGCTGGCCGTGATGCAGCAGCATCTTCATAAAGAAGAAGGCGAATGTGAAACGGCCTTCGGCAAAGGCGACAATGCCCTGGAAGCCATGTTTAACATGATTGACTGGCACCGCGACATGCTGGCTAATATTCACCCCGGCATTTTTCACGACCTGCAGAAATACTACCCCCAGGCCTGGACGCTGTTTGATGAGCATAAAAACACCTTCATTCTGGCCAAAATAGCCGCTAACATTCAGCGGGGCATGGAAGAAGGCCTTTACCGCCCTGATCTGGATGTGGAGGTGCTGGCCCGCCTGCACCTGGCCGAAATAGAGCTGATGTTTAACAACGTGGTGTTTCCGCCCAAGCAGTTTGGCCTGCAGCGGGTGAACTCGGCCATGATAGAGCACTTCCTGATTGGCGTTTCCACCATCAAAGGCCACCAACTGATCAACGAATACCGTCAGGCGACGGAAGAATAG